Proteins co-encoded in one Flavobacteriaceae bacterium MAR_2009_75 genomic window:
- a CDS encoding acetyl esterase/lipase, with amino-acid sequence MKIVQLLFLVMALQVSPTSLGQTSNPVIDVFPKGTILHGNVNYANDTLQKHLLDIYLPQKVSGKIPLVVFVHGGGWISNDKYADIGYMKNTVAEIINNGYALASIDYRFATQAIFPAQIQDCNSAVSFLFDNAEKYGFDTERFALMGFSAGGHLASFQGLSNNNQIDDFFMSDTSRDFSFEAVVDFYGPSELILFPGANDPKSPEALLIGAVPLDRPDLAKTASPTNYVDKNDPPFLIIHGEKDDLVSPSHSQLLSSWLTVKGVENELIMVKDAPHYGEMFDVDDIRTKVIAFLEKNLK; translated from the coding sequence ATGAAAATAGTTCAACTTTTATTTCTTGTTATGGCGTTACAGGTATCCCCAACGTCTTTGGGTCAAACCTCCAACCCAGTAATTGACGTATTTCCCAAGGGTACCATTTTACATGGAAATGTCAACTATGCCAACGATACCCTGCAAAAACATTTGTTGGATATTTATTTACCTCAAAAAGTATCCGGCAAAATACCCTTGGTGGTTTTTGTTCATGGCGGCGGATGGATAAGTAATGACAAGTACGCCGACATCGGTTATATGAAGAATACGGTAGCGGAAATCATTAACAATGGATATGCTTTAGCTTCCATAGATTACCGATTTGCAACACAGGCCATTTTTCCGGCCCAGATTCAAGATTGTAATAGCGCGGTTTCTTTTTTATTCGATAACGCTGAAAAGTATGGGTTTGATACAGAACGGTTTGCATTAATGGGATTTTCCGCAGGAGGACATTTGGCTTCGTTTCAAGGACTATCAAACAATAACCAAATTGATGACTTCTTTATGTCCGACACATCCCGTGATTTTTCGTTTGAGGCCGTTGTGGATTTTTACGGACCTTCGGAACTAATACTATTTCCCGGTGCCAATGACCCAAAATCACCCGAAGCTTTATTAATAGGCGCAGTGCCCCTTGACCGGCCTGACCTTGCAAAGACCGCTAGTCCTACCAACTATGTGGATAAGAACGACCCTCCTTTTTTAATTATACATGGTGAAAAGGACGATTTGGTTTCCCCCAGCCACTCTCAATTACTAAGTTCTTGGTTGACTGTAAAAGGTGTGGAAAACGAATTGATTATGGTAAAGGATGCACCGCATTATGGGGAGATGTTTGATGTGGATGATATTCGAACAAAAGTTATCGCTTTTCTGGAAAAAAATTTAAAGTAA
- a CDS encoding beta-glucosidase, producing MMISENRPKYLIPLSLMFGSLLLSCGDNKENSLKAGQSQQKLEYRTVKILDIDGLKFKDLNKNNQLDVYEDWRLSADERSTDLVLKLSLEQKAGLMLISTTLMENDAGRGPSEKPITSGFSESDRVSETNFFTKKPLAAPMMSSAGTTKDVQQFYKRHFILRANTAIDTLAKWANRLQELCEEGDFGIPATIASNPRNHITTDASVGLSMGKTAFTAFPGELGLAAMRDFDLVREFAEISRQEWRAVGLNKGYMYMADLATEPRWQRIEGTFGEDAELAARMIKEIVLGFQGDSLNATSVALTTKHFPGGGSGEGGQDPHFDWGKKGIYPGGMFERNLIPFKAAINAGTSAIMPYYSLPSGTEYEEVGFAFNKRILQDVLRDQLGFDGIINSDTGPIEMMPWGVENLTIRERYKKALEAGVNLFSGQADPGLLIGTLKKYPELLPLVDASVHKILIEKFQLGIFENPYVDVAAANQIIGNDNFKKKADEALRKSIVMLRNEEGTLPLKSSTKVYFETYMQIRDGAPSNIFSTEENNWGVTFVNNPQEADVVLLWLIPKGPSLFQSKGGPLHVDLSNNGIDVDYVNKISAAKPTILAINYTNPWAIDEVYQEGSKNIKGILATFGTTPEAVLDIVTGIIKPSGKMPFTTPINDEIAQKQKSDVPGYMEGASYGLFQFGEGSTYK from the coding sequence ATGATGATTTCGGAAAATAGACCCAAATATTTGATTCCATTAAGTTTAATGTTTGGGAGCCTATTGCTATCCTGTGGGGACAACAAAGAAAATTCCTTGAAGGCGGGTCAAAGCCAGCAAAAGTTGGAATACCGCACGGTAAAAATACTTGACATAGACGGGCTTAAGTTTAAGGACCTAAATAAAAATAATCAACTCGATGTTTACGAAGATTGGCGTTTAAGCGCCGATGAACGAAGTACAGATCTGGTATTAAAGCTTAGTCTTGAACAGAAAGCAGGGCTCATGTTAATCAGTACAACCCTAATGGAAAACGATGCCGGAAGAGGGCCAAGTGAGAAGCCCATCACCAGTGGTTTTTCTGAATCAGACCGGGTAAGCGAAACGAACTTTTTTACTAAAAAACCATTGGCTGCTCCGATGATGTCTTCAGCGGGTACTACCAAGGACGTCCAGCAGTTTTATAAAAGGCATTTTATTCTAAGGGCGAATACTGCGATTGACACCCTGGCGAAATGGGCCAACCGATTACAGGAATTGTGCGAGGAAGGAGACTTCGGTATTCCGGCTACGATTGCCTCAAATCCAAGAAACCATATTACTACGGATGCCTCTGTCGGTTTAAGCATGGGAAAAACTGCTTTTACCGCCTTTCCCGGGGAACTAGGTCTGGCCGCGATGCGAGATTTTGATTTAGTGAGGGAATTTGCCGAGATCTCCCGTCAAGAGTGGCGTGCCGTAGGTCTCAACAAAGGCTATATGTATATGGCCGATTTAGCAACTGAACCCCGTTGGCAGCGAATAGAGGGAACATTTGGTGAAGATGCCGAACTAGCCGCACGAATGATAAAAGAAATTGTTTTAGGGTTTCAAGGGGATTCGTTAAATGCGACTTCGGTAGCATTGACCACAAAACACTTTCCCGGAGGTGGGTCGGGAGAAGGTGGCCAAGACCCCCATTTTGATTGGGGAAAAAAGGGTATCTACCCTGGGGGCATGTTCGAAAGAAACCTCATCCCATTTAAAGCGGCCATAAATGCCGGAACCTCCGCGATTATGCCGTACTATTCACTTCCGTCGGGCACCGAATATGAAGAAGTTGGCTTCGCATTCAATAAACGAATTCTACAGGATGTTTTAAGGGATCAGCTCGGATTTGATGGTATCATCAATTCAGATACCGGCCCTATCGAAATGATGCCCTGGGGCGTGGAAAATTTAACTATTCGAGAACGCTATAAAAAAGCTTTGGAGGCCGGGGTTAATCTCTTTTCTGGCCAGGCCGACCCTGGATTATTGATAGGTACCCTTAAAAAATACCCAGAATTACTGCCTCTTGTAGATGCTTCGGTACATAAAATATTGATTGAAAAGTTTCAATTGGGGATTTTTGAAAACCCATATGTAGATGTAGCTGCAGCCAATCAGATTATCGGTAACGATAATTTCAAGAAAAAGGCGGATGAGGCATTACGCAAGTCGATTGTAATGTTGCGAAATGAGGAAGGAACCCTGCCTTTAAAGTCAAGCACAAAGGTATATTTCGAGACCTATATGCAAATTAGGGATGGTGCTCCCTCCAACATATTCAGTACCGAAGAGAATAACTGGGGCGTGACATTCGTCAACAATCCCCAAGAAGCCGATGTAGTACTTTTATGGTTGATACCAAAGGGGCCGTCCTTATTTCAATCGAAAGGTGGACCATTACACGTAGATCTATCCAACAACGGCATCGATGTTGACTATGTGAATAAGATTTCGGCCGCAAAGCCGACTATTTTAGCCATTAACTATACGAATCCTTGGGCCATTGACGAAGTATATCAAGAAGGTTCAAAAAACATAAAAGGGATTTTGGCCACATTTGGTACAACTCCCGAAGCTGTTTTGGATATTGTGACAGGTATAATTAAGCCTTCGGGAAAAATGCCGTTTACGACTCCCATTAACGATGAAATCGCGCAAAAACAAAAATCAGATGTCCCCGGATATATGGAGGGCGCTTCTTATGGCTTGTTTCAATTTGGTGAAGGATCGACTTACAAGTGA